Proteins from a genomic interval of Scomber japonicus isolate fScoJap1 chromosome 10, fScoJap1.pri, whole genome shotgun sequence:
- the bcan gene encoding LOW QUALITY PROTEIN: brevican core protein (The sequence of the model RefSeq protein was modified relative to this genomic sequence to represent the inferred CDS: substituted 2 bases at 2 genomic stop codons): MWDWWAGVMEELLRNKKKPNRPKYSHHLKVNPPFLSSSHRLDVPLPVLLCAICLLVLPSSSTPNHESDDSKLLHVTIPSSPPVDAVLGGNLTLPCLVSLAHPPPSPSTNGRHAVLSLPRIKWSVLTQGKETEILVARGDRVRVSEAYKDRASLLNYAYSPADLTLRLEILRQNDTGFYRCEVQQGLEDADDVTQVKVKGVVFHYRDASSRYAFDFEQAREACEEIGARIASPEQLLAAYHSGYEQCDAGWLSDHSVRYPIQMPREGCFGDMDGLPGVRNYGLLEPDELYDVYCYVENIEGEVFHGSAPQRFNFWEAKAYCLSHGAELATTAQLYAAWNDGLHHCSPGWLADGSVRYPIVTPRERCGGGEPGVRTVYQYSNQTGFPEAHTQHDVYCFRRDDSPYTESPQDFIATEPEDIGQDIVFVTTSAQDEVSMSGVTAKGGEEILLAQTVSPVKQGFVKDEFPTPGYGEKLLVTVDFHQSVTPPSQQQEHLSTKDAWEPVEKASYPESYQPAPEENLDPDHDELHIQPTISPETDHVSTTDGTTAETVEPSTEHHITERNHVTESLDIPVVNATSGEVANEILNSSSEAHQETELPTPAVDLEHATETETLHPTISCNVSGQPEEVSAGVEVMPVMTTSTHTEEPDVVYTTVLPSFDNSTSESHPVEEGSGVERVNPDEETQNPVTHIMVAMETSSSGPVSTPDASHHPTEEHSSVITESFAQIDHDEDSNSTSEDHTDPNGHINSPEIPTAAAITVTDDLHSTVSAPVLNNDLVTLLTSSVTVTTSSAEVEATSNPEITFIPESNTSSEAEPLEDAQDKLEQEGLGGSTEVFLSSDQNITESNQEGSEGRDVREENLDSDEGSGESGDSPEVKPEMLLTNPTLSTDHISEGIDGEPETAAPLPLDIKITLIPHLTLTPGWEPESSSSTPQESRADREFSAEPPVQEESDDGLLKEQEFSLSVXXTISTGHALEGSEGETSTDDPSVKSCTWHPEEEETSSPSHSIDSHDMTITAPTMHPEYFKKAEEEEEVMVASLPAVKVSALRRGNSCLENPCLNGGTCVEGGSARCFCLPGYGGDLCQTDLEVCEPGWEKFQGFCYRHFAKRQSWESAEQHCRMCGGHLISVMTPEEQDYINDKYREYQWIGLNDRTIEGDFRWSDGNPLLYENWYKGQPDSYFLSGEDCSVMVWHDGGHWSDVPCNYHLSYTCKKGVSSCGQPPEILHAKVFGKKRLRYETNTKVRYYCEDGFVQKLNPVIKCLPGGQWEEPLIICMSTHSVGEEPVHPTPNQHEDDMEVTTTEKAAPLFWDIKWSV; the protein is encoded by the exons CCCAAATACTCTCATCATCTCAAAGTTAACCcccccttcctgtcttcttcccaCAGACTGGATGTTCCTCttcctgtgctgctgtgtgccATCTGTCTCCTCGTCCTCCCATCGTCCTCTACCCCCAACCACGAGTCAG ATGATTCGAAGCTTCTCCACGTGACGATCCCCTCCTCTCCGCCTGTGGACGCGGTGCTCGGCGGTAACCTGACGTTACCCTGCCTCGTGTCTCTGGCTCACCCTCCGCCGTCCCCCTCCACCAACGGACGCCACGCTGTGCTGTCTCTGCCCCGCATCAAATGGAGCGTACTGACTCAGGGCAAAGAGACGGAGATCCTGGTTGCCCGCGGCGACAGGGTGAGAGTCAGCGAGGCCTACAAGGACCGAGCGTCGCTGCTTAACTACGCCTATTCCCCCGCCGACCTCACGCTGCGGCTAGAGATTCTGAGGCAGAACGACACCGGCTTCTACCGCTGCGAGGTGCAGCAGGGCCTGGAGGACGCTGACGACGTGACCCAGgttaaggtcaaag GAGTGGTGTTTCATTACCGCGATGCATCCAGCCGCTACGCCTTTGACTTTGAGCAAGCCAGAGAGGCCTGTGAGGAGATCGGGGCTCGTATCGCCTCTCCAGAGCAGCTGCTGGCCGCCTACCACAGCGGATACGAGCAGTGTGATGCAGGCTGGCTCTCAGATCACTCAGTCAG ATATCCCATTCAGATGCCAAGAGAGGGCTGTTTCGGGGACATGGACGGACTGCCAGGAGTGAGGAACTACGGACTGTTAGAGCCTGATGAGCTGTATGACGTCTACTGCTATGTGGAGAATATTGAGG GTGAGGTGTTTCATGGCTCCGCCCCCCAGCGTTTCAACTTCTGGGAGGCCAAGGCCTACTGTCTGAGTCATGGGGCAGAGCTGGCCACCACCGCTCAGCTATACGCAGCCTGGAATGACGGACTGCACCACTGCAGCCCGGGTTGGCTGGCTGACGGCAGCGTGCGGTACCCCATCGTCACCCCTAGAGAGCGCTGTGGAGGCGGGGAACCTGGGGTCAGAACGGTCTATCAATACAGCAACCAGACGGGTTTCCCTGAGGCTCACACGCAACACGACGTCTACTGCTTCAGAc GTGACGACAGCCCCTACACTGAATCTCCCCAGGATTTTATTGCCACTGAACCAGAGGACATTGGCCAAGACATTGTTTTTGTAACTACTTCTGCACAGGACGAGGTCAGCATGAGTGGGGTAACCGCAAAAGGGGGCGAAGAAATCCTACTAGCCCAGACAGTCAGTCCAGTGAAGCAGGGCTTTGTGAAGGATGAGTTCCCAACACCGGGTTATGGCGAGAAGCTGCTGGTCACAGTCGACTTTCATCAGTCTGTCACTCCGCCGTCTCAGCAACAAGAGCACCTGTCCACCAAAGATGCCTGGGAACCTGTAGAGAAGGCCAGCTACCCTGAGTCCTATCAGCCAGCACCTGAAGAAAACCTGGATCCAGATCATGACGAGCTTCACATACAACCAACAATTTCTCCAGAGACTGATCACGTTTCCACAACTGATGGGACAACTGCAGAGACCGTAGAGCCCTCCACAGAACATCACATTACTGAGAGAAACCACGTGACTGAAAGCTTGGATATACCCGTTGTTAATGCAACATCTGGAGAAGTTGCAAATGAGATTCTCAACAGCTCTTCAGAGGCGCATCAGGAGACTGAGCTCCCGACTCCTGCTGTTGACTTGGAGCATGCCACTGAAACTGAGACGCTCCACCCAACCATCTCTTGCAATGTTTCAGGACAGCCTGAAGAGGTCAGCGCTGGTGTTGAGGTGATGCCAGTGATGACTACTTCAACCCACACTGAAGAACCAGATGTTGTGTACACCACTGTGTTGCCATCTTTTGACAACAGTACATCTGAGAGCCATCCAGTAGAAGAAGGGTCCGGAGTGGAGAGAGTAAATCCAGATGAGGAAACACAAAACCCAGTGACTCACATcatggttgctatggaaaccTCTTCTTCTGGACCGGTCTCTACGCCTGATGCTA GTCATCATCCTACTGAAGAGCACTCAAGTGTAATAACAGAGTCCTTCGCGCAAATCGACCACGATGAAGACTCTAACAGCACTTCAGAGGATCACACCGACCCGAACGGACACATCAACTCTCCTGAAAtcccaacagcagcagccatcACAGTCACAGACGACTTGCACTCTACTGTTAGCGCTCCTGTCCTAAACAACGATCTGGTCACTTTGTTGACGTCCTCGGTAACCGTAACCACGTCTTCTGCAGAGGTTGAAGCTACCAGCAACCCAGAGATCACCTTCATCCCAGAAAGCAACACTTCATCTGAGGCTGAACCTCTGGAGGACGCCCAGGACAAACTGGAACAGGAGGGATTAGGAGGAAGCACAGAGGTATTTCTCAGCTCAGATCAAAACATCACAGAGAGTAATCAAGAGGGAAGTGAGGGAAGAGACGTCAGAGAGGAAAATTTAGACTCAGACGAGGGATCAGGTGAATCTGGAGATAGCCCAGAAGTGAAACCAGAAATGCTTCTCACAAACCCGACTCTTTCTACGGACCACATTTCGGAGGGGATTGACGGTGAGCCTGAAACAGCTGCTCCTCTTCCATTAGATATAAAAATCACACTGATCCCTCATCTGACGCTCACACCCGGCTGGGAACCAGAGTCGTCTTCCTCCACACCGCAGGAGTCTCGAGCCGATCGGGAGTTCAGCGCCGAGCCGCCTGTTCAAGAGGAATCTGATGACGGCTTATTGAAGGAGCAAGAA TTCTCACTGAGTGTTTAATAAACGATCTCAACAGGACATGCACTGGAGGGAAGTGAAGGAGAAACCAGCACAGATGATCCTTCAGTTAAAAGCTGCACATGGCATccggaagaagaagaaacctcCAGTCCTTCTCACAGCATAGACAGCCATGATATGACCATCACTGCTCCTACTATGCATCCAGAGTATTTTAAGAAagcggaggaggaagaggaggtcaTGGTCGCCTCCCTGCCTGCTGTCAAAGTTTCTGCTCTAAGACGAGGAA ACTCCTGCCTGGAGAACCCGTGTCTGAACGGAGGAACTTGTGTCGAAGGTGGATCGGCGCGGTGCTTCTGCCTGCCGGGATACGGAGGAGATTTATGCCAGACAG ACCTGGAGGTGTGCGAGCCAGGCTGGGAGAAGTTTCAGGGCTTCTGCTATCGTCACTTTGCTAAGCGGCAGAGTTGGGAGTCGGCGGAGCAGCACTGTCGGATGTGTGGCGGACATCTAATTTCTGTCATGACCCCCGAGGAGCAGGACTACATCAATG acaAGTACAGAGAATATCAGTGGATTGGGCTCAATGACAGGACCATTGAGGGAGACTTCCGCTGGTCGGATGGAAACCCTCTG CTCTATGAGAACTGGTACAAAGGCCAGCCTGacagctacttcctgtctggtgaGGACTGCTCGGTGATGGTGTGGCATGACGGTGGCCACTGGAGCGATGTGCCATGCAACTACCACCTGTCCTACACCTGCAAGAAAGGCGTCT CATCCTGTGGCCAACCTCCAGAGATTCTCCACGCGAAGGTTTTCGGTAAGAAGCGGTTGCGTTACGAAACCAACACCAAGGTGCGATACTACTGTGAAGACGGCTTTGTACAGAAACTGAACCCTGTTATCAAATGCTTACCTGGCGGCCAATGGGAGGAACCTCTGATTATCTGCATGTCTA CTCATTCGGTGGGAGAAGAGCCGGTTCACCCGACTCCAAACCAGCATGAGGATGACATGGAAGTCACAACGACAGAGAAAGCTGCTCCACTCTTCTGGGACATTAAGTGGAGTGTCTAA